One part of the Paroedura picta isolate Pp20150507F chromosome 5, Ppicta_v3.0, whole genome shotgun sequence genome encodes these proteins:
- the LOC143837040 gene encoding phospholipase A2 inhibitor gamma subunit B-like has product MRTWLSFCLLAAVMDRGLSLTCEICGGFGHTCDGSLEFCLSGEDRCGVTLLEGTGALQVKRISKTCIRSESCDEPFAYVNAGKAGETWTHLTCCLGDECRRITPTMPPLNNTPNGKTCPACYAIQSLECEEEVIKCTGDQLYCLEASRSVFLGGKNVPVIIKGCANNAYCNNIQEHSFFGGIHNVITANCTLASGIASIVPGFFGLFLQLLVGLLLAKALD; this is encoded by the exons GGCTGTCTTTGACCTGCGAGATTTGTGGAGGCTTCGGGCATACTTGCGACGGGTCCTTAGAGTTTTGCCTATCTGGAGAAGACAGATGTGGCGTCACTCTGCTAGAGGGTACAGGAG cTCTGCAAGTGAAGAGAATCTCAAAAACGTGTATCCGATCAGAATCCTGTGATGAACCCTTCGCTTATGTTAACGCAGGCAAGGCTGGAGAAACATGGACCCATCTGACCTGTTGCCTGGGGGACGAGTGCCGGAGAATCACTCCAACAA TGCCACCATTGAACAACACACCCAATGGGAAAACATGTCCAGCTTGCTACGCTATTCAGAGCCTTGAGTGTGAAGAGGAGGTCATCAAATGTACTGGAGACCAGCTCTATTGCCTCGAGGCATCTAGGAGTGTATTCCTTG GTGGAAAAAATGTGCCAGTCATCATAAAGGGATGTGCAAACAATGCATACTGCAACAATATCCAAGAGCATTCCTTCTTTGGTGGGATCCATAACGTCATAACAGCCAATTGCACACTAGCCTCTGGGATTGCCAGCATTGTCCCCGGATTCTTTGGACTCTTCCTCCAACTTCTTGTGGGGCTTTTGCTTGCCAAGGCACTGGACTGA